One window of the Pedobacter ginsengisoli genome contains the following:
- a CDS encoding glycoside hydrolase family 2 protein, with product MKTLILVTALMLTIGVQAQTGWKMQPVTIQSRWAKDVSPTNALKEYPRPQMVREKWTNLNGLWDYAITAKNANKPTAYEGQILVPYPLESALSGVKRELKPNQNLWYKRTFKKPETKSGDKIKLNFGAVDYEATVFINGQQVGKHESGYTEFSLDITPALKEGSNEMVVKVFDPTGEGVGPHGKQVLNPANIYYTPTSGIWQTVWMEVVPAASISSLYMTPDINKGLLNIAANGAAGYTVEVSVLADGKVISTVKGATGVNLQLPVKNAKLWSPASPYLYDLTVKLKKGNTVIDEVKSYFGMRKTSVAKDSKGIDRIMLNNKPYYNLGTLDQGFWPEGLYTAPTDEALAFDIKAIKAMGFNTIRKHIKVEPAPWYYHADKLGMLVWQDMVNPNQGVPEGSKEAFEKGSKEILLQLHNYPSITTWVLFNEKWGQYDQERLTKWIKTTDPSRIVNGPSGELLYVNEQLRSPAPNCICGGTYD from the coding sequence ATGAAAACCTTAATTTTGGTAACAGCCCTTATGCTTACCATAGGGGTGCAGGCGCAGACGGGATGGAAAATGCAGCCGGTAACAATTCAAAGCCGATGGGCGAAAGATGTATCACCAACAAATGCTTTAAAAGAATATCCAAGGCCACAAATGGTACGCGAAAAATGGACCAATCTGAACGGATTATGGGACTATGCGATAACCGCTAAAAATGCCAATAAACCAACTGCCTATGAAGGACAGATCCTGGTTCCTTATCCATTAGAATCTGCTTTGTCGGGCGTTAAAAGAGAACTGAAGCCAAATCAGAATCTTTGGTATAAGCGGACCTTTAAAAAGCCCGAAACAAAATCAGGAGATAAGATAAAGCTGAATTTTGGTGCTGTTGATTATGAAGCTACCGTATTTATTAATGGCCAGCAGGTAGGAAAGCACGAAAGTGGTTATACGGAGTTCAGTTTAGACATTACCCCGGCGCTTAAAGAGGGAAGCAATGAAATGGTGGTAAAGGTGTTTGACCCAACTGGAGAAGGTGTTGGTCCACATGGGAAACAGGTGCTAAATCCGGCAAATATCTATTATACTCCAACATCGGGGATCTGGCAAACAGTATGGATGGAAGTGGTTCCGGCTGCATCGATCTCTTCACTTTATATGACGCCTGATATTAATAAAGGCTTGTTAAACATTGCAGCTAATGGAGCTGCCGGTTATACCGTAGAGGTAAGTGTTTTGGCAGATGGAAAGGTAATAAGTACTGTAAAGGGAGCAACCGGTGTGAATTTGCAACTACCTGTAAAAAATGCAAAACTATGGAGCCCGGCCAGCCCGTATTTGTATGACCTGACTGTTAAACTGAAAAAAGGAAATACAGTTATAGATGAGGTAAAATCGTATTTCGGTATGCGTAAAACCTCGGTTGCTAAAGACAGCAAAGGTATAGACCGCATTATGCTGAACAACAAGCCTTATTATAATTTGGGGACATTGGATCAGGGTTTTTGGCCTGAAGGTTTGTACACCGCTCCAACAGATGAAGCCCTGGCTTTTGATATTAAGGCTATCAAAGCCATGGGTTTCAACACCATTCGTAAACACATAAAGGTTGAGCCTGCACCCTGGTATTACCATGCTGATAAACTGGGCATGCTGGTATGGCAGGATATGGTAAACCCCAATCAGGGCGTACCTGAGGGTTCAAAAGAAGCCTTTGAAAAAGGGAGTAAAGAGATTTTGCTACAACTACATAATTATCCTTCTATTACAACCTGGGTGCTATTCAACGAAAAATGGGGACAATACGATCAGGAACGCCTGACCAAATGGATTAAAACTACTGACCCATCGAGAATTGTAAAC
- a CDS encoding DUF4143 domain-containing protein gives MIFQLQPYHQNFNKRLIKSSKLYFYDTGLLNYLLGIRTPEDFEQNRLKGNLFENMIIAEYQKKNNHQYLHQDYNFWQESNGREVDLLIKTHNGFDIFEIKATHTISSSLFKELDYFEELTPGLSIKKHLIYGGDEDQKRTKYDVISWRNT, from the coding sequence ATTATATTTCAACTACAGCCTTATCATCAAAATTTTAATAAACGCCTCATAAAAAGTTCTAAGCTTTATTTTTATGATACGGGGTTACTTAATTACTTATTAGGTATCAGAACACCAGAAGATTTTGAACAAAACAGACTTAAGGGCAACCTTTTCGAAAATATGATCATTGCCGAATATCAGAAGAAAAACAATCATCAATATCTCCATCAGGATTATAATTTCTGGCAGGAAAGCAACGGTAGAGAAGTAGATTTATTAATAAAAACACACAATGGCTTTGATATTTTTGAAATCAAAGCAACTCACACAATTTCTTCCTCATTATTTAAAGAGTTGGATTATTTTGAAGAATTAACACCTGGACTATCAATCAAAAAGCACTTAATTTATGGTGGTGATGAAGATCAGAAACGTACTAAATATGATGTCATCAGCTGGAGGAATACTTAA